In one window of Henckelia pumila isolate YLH828 chromosome 1, ASM3356847v2, whole genome shotgun sequence DNA:
- the LOC140866421 gene encoding probable beta-1,4-xylosyltransferase IRX10L — MKNGRRVFAVILFLCFCWRIGAFKFQRTQQTERISGSAGDVLEDDPVGRLKVFIYELPSKYNKKILQKDPRCLNHMFAAEIYMHRFLLSSPVRTLNPEEADWFYTPVYTTCDLTPNGLPLPFKSPRMMRSAIQLIASNWPYWNRTEGADHFFIVPHDFGPCFHYQEEKAIERGILSLLQRATLVQTFGQRNHVCLKDGSITIPPYAPPQKMQAHLIPPSTPRSIFVYFRGLFYDVGNDPEGGYYARGARASVWENFKDNPLFDISTEHPTTYYEDMQRAIFCLCPLGWAPWSPRLVEAVIFGCIPVIIADDIVLPFADAIPWEEIGVFVAENDVPKLDTILTSIPIDEILRKQRLLANPSMKQAMLFPQPAQARDAFHQILNGLARKLPHGNGVFLKPGEKTLNWTAGPVTDLKPW, encoded by the exons ATGAAGAATGGAAGACGGGTTTTTGCtgtgattttgtttttgtgtttctGTTGGAGGATCGGAGCTTTCAAGTTTCAAAGGACTCAACAAACGGAGAGAATTTCCG GGAGTGCTGGTGATGTCTTGGAAGATGACCCGGTTGGAAGGTTAAAAGTTTTCATTTATGAGCTCCCCAGCAAATACAACAAAAAGATTCTACAGAAGGATCCAAGATGTCTCAATCATATGTTTGCTGCAGAGATTTACATGCACCGTTTTCTTTTATCAAGCCCTGTTCGAACTCTTAATCCTGAAGAGGCTGATTGGTTTTACACGCCTGTCTATACTACTTGTGACCTCACACCAAACGGTCTCCCTTTACCTTTCAAATCGCCTCGTATGATGAGGAGTGCAATACAGCTTATTGCTTCAAATTGGCCTTATTGGAACCGGACTGAAGGTGCTGATCACTTTTTCATTGTGCCTCATGATTTTGGTCCATGCTTTCACTATCAA GAAGAGAAAGCTATTGAAAGGGGGATTCTTTCACTACTCCAACGGGCTACCTTGGTTCAAACTTTTGGACAACGAAACCATGTTTGCTTGAAGGATGGCTCTATCACAATTCCTCCATATGCTCCTCCACAGAAAATGCAAGCCCACTTAATCCCTCCTAGTACTCCTCGGTCGATCTTTGTTTACTTCAGAGGTTTGTTCTATGACGTTGGTAATGATCCTGAAGGTGGTTACTATGCAAG AGGAGCCCGAGCGTCAGTGTGGGAAAACTTTAAGGACAATCCTTTGTTTGACATCTCGACAGAGCACCCAACCACCTACTATGAGGATATGCAGAGGGCTATCTTTTGTCTGTGCCCACTTGGATGGGCTCCATGGAGCCCCAGATTAGTCGAAGCAGTTATTTTCGGTTGCATCCCTGTCATTATAGCTGATGACATTGTCTTACCATTCGCTGATGCTATTCCATGGGAAGAAATAGGGGTATTTGTAGCAGAAAATGACGTTCCTAAGCTGGATACAATTCTTACCTCGATTCCCATTGACGAAATCCTAAGAAAGCAGAGATTGCTCGCCAACCCTTCCATGAAACAGGCGATGCTTTTCCCGCAACCTGCTCAGGCTAGGGATGCTTTTCATCAAATCTTGAATGGGCTTGCTCGTAAGTTGCCACATGGTAACGGTGTCTTCTTGAAACCTGGTGAAAAGACATTGAACTGGACAGCAGGTCCAGTAACTGATCTTAAACCTTGGTAA
- the LOC140893591 gene encoding chromophore lyase CRL, chloroplastic, with translation MCTGSTSGSGSGSDANGWNKTRGVVLKALVLIGGALLLKRVTKSTTRWDHTRIVADSLAGEKFSREQASRDPENYFNIRWLSCPAAEMVDGSKVLYFEQAFWRTPHKPFRQRFYMVKPCSKEMKCDVELSTYAIRDAEEYRNFCDRSKEQRPQPDEVIGDIAEHLTTIYLKRCERGKRCLYEGSTPGDGFPNTWNGATYCTSELAVLKNNEIHKWDKGYDEDGNQVWGVKGGPYAFKPAPSSGFSDPFAPLSFPKFLEKKIEGSFVLQE, from the exons ATGTGCACTGGCTCGACTTCGGGCTCGGGCTCGGGCTCCGACGCGAATGGCTGGAACAAAACTCGCGGTGTGGTGCTCAAAGCTCTAGTATTGATCGGCGGCGCGTTATTGCTGAAGCGCGTTACCAAGTCTACCACGCGCTGGGACCATACTCGCATCGTCGCCGACTCTCTCGCCGGTGAGAAG TTTTCGAGGGAGCAAGCATCGAGGGACCCGGAAAATTACTTCAATATAAG ATGGCTTTCATGTCCAGCTGCAGAAATGGTGGATGGTTCAAAGGTTTTATATTTTGAACAG GCATTCTGGAGAACTCCTCACAAACCTTTTCGGCAG AGGTTTTACATGGTTAAACCTTGTTCGAAGGAGATGAAATGCGACGTTGAG TTGAGTACATATGCAATCAGGGACGCAGAAGAATATAGGAACTTTTGTGATCGATCAAAGGAACAACGGCCTCAACCTGATGAAGTTATTGGA GACATTGCTGAGCATTTGACTACCATATATCTGAAACGTTGTGAACGAGGGAAACGTTGCTTATATGAAGGTTCAACTCCAGGAGACGGGTTTCCCAATACATGG AATGGTGCTACATACTGTACCTCAGAACTCGCTGTGTTGAAAAATAATGAAATACACAAATGGGACAAAGGATACGATGAAGATGGGAACCAA GTTTGGGGTGTCAAGGGTGGCCCGTACGCGTTCAAACCTGCGCCGTCCTCGGGTTTTAGCGACCCTTTTGCCCCTTTAAGTTTTCCTAAATTCTTGGAGAAAAAGATAGAAGGGTCATTTGTTCTACAAGAGTGA